The stretch of DNA TCAGTTACCTATACAGACGAATGATCAAGTAGTTTTGCCAACTTTTAGTGATACACTTTCTTATCATATCGAAATTTTGCAACATCAACAGGATACGTTAACAAATTCGGCCGGAAAGAAAACCTTGCAACAAACGCTAGAAATTACAAGTTTCGAGCCTGGTCAATTTCTTATCAAACCGATTAAAATTATAAAAAATAATGATACGCTTCGTACCCAATCGTTTCAGATTTATGTGTTGGATGTCAATGTAGATACAGAAAATCCACAGCTTGCACCCAATAAACCGATCATGGAGGAATATTATACTTGGAAAGATTATTGGAATCGTTATTGGATATACGGTATCGTAACCTTAATTTTATTCATCATCGCCATTATACTTGTAGTTCTCTATATTCGTTCGAAAAGTAAAGGTCTGAAATCCATCGTTAAGAAAACACCTTTTGATGAAATGATGGACGAATTGAACTCGATTGATAAGAAAAAATATCTAGAAAGGAACGAACAAAAAGAGTTTTACAGTCGCTTGAGTTTTGCCCTGAAAAACTATATCGGTCGTTTGTACCATTTTCATGGTACCGAACTATTAACTGATGAATTGGTCGATGAAGTAGCTAAAAAAGAAGAAATTGATGAAAAAGAGGTACAACAGCTGAATCGTTTTTTATCGGATGCAGACTTGGTGAAATTTGCCAAACAAACATTTGATGTTTCTGTTGGTTTAAGTTATAGAGAATGGATAGAAAAATTTGTACAACAACTGAAACCCATGGAAATACCAGAAAATAAAGATCTCAATGTGGACGAAGTGACGGGTGAAAATTATAGAAAAATTAAGGATTAATGAGTAATTTCGAGTTTCAACATCCCTGGTTTCTTTTACTCTTGTTGCTTATTCCTTGTGCTATACTGTGGCAAGTATTTCGACAAAAAAAACAGAAACAAGCCATGATAATCAGCACATTGCGTGCTTTCGGAGGAGCAAAAAGTGCTTTGACACAATTGCGCCCTTTGTTGCCTATTCTGCGGTATTTGGCTTTGGCTTTGTGCATTGTAGCACTTGCTCGACCAAGAATTGTTGATGTTTCTACCAAAATAAAA from Weeksella virosa DSM 16922 encodes:
- a CDS encoding BatD family protein produces the protein MKKLAAFYFFFSFYMVFAQLQSRIDTARIKIGEPIKLQFQLPIQTNDQVVLPTFSDTLSYHIEILQHQQDTLTNSAGKKTLQQTLEITSFEPGQFLIKPIKIIKNNDTLRTQSFQIYVLDVNVDTENPQLAPNKPIMEEYYTWKDYWNRYWIYGIVTLILFIIAIILVVLYIRSKSKGLKSIVKKTPFDEMMDELNSIDKKKYLERNEQKEFYSRLSFALKNYIGRLYHFHGTELLTDELVDEVAKKEEIDEKEVQQLNRFLSDADLVKFAKQTFDVSVGLSYREWIEKFVQQLKPMEIPENKDLNVDEVTGENYRKIKD